The nucleotide sequence ATCCTCACCATCCTTTCCAGGTTGAACCGCGACCACGGGAAAACCATCCTGATGGTGACCCACGATCCTCATGCAGCCCGCCACGCCAGCAAGATCCGCTATCTGGAAAAGGGACAATTGCTGCCCGAAGGAGCGCCCCAACCCGAATAGTGCATCTCCGGATGGGTTTGGCAGACGTGGGCGATCCCGACAAGCAACCCGCATTTTGATTGTGTAGCAAACTGCCGGTGAAAAGACCCGGCGAGCCGCCCATGCCTGATCTCGGCCGCATTGCCATTGTGCTGGTGGAGACCAGCTCCCCGGGAAACCTGGGCTCGGTGGCCCGTGTCATGAAGAACATGGGTATGGGTCGACTCGTCCTGGTCGACTGCAAAGCTGATCTGAGCGAGGAAGCCCGGCAACGGGCCCGGGGAGCCGACGACCTGTTGGAAAATGCCGTACGGACCAGCGGGCTTGCCTCGGCGCTGGAGTCCTTTCACCTGAGCGTAGCCACCAGCTCGCGGACGGTTCGATGGTTCGATCGATCCCTGCAGCCTCGGGAGATGGCAGCCGAGCTGCAGGCGCTGGCCCCCGGGCACGAGGTTGCCATCCTCTTCGGGCCCGAACGCACCGGACTGACCAATGAGCATTTGCAGTACTGCCACTGGCAGGTGAGGATTCCCACCGTCCCCGGATTCTCATCTCTCAACCTGGCCCATGCCGTGGCTATCGTGGCCTACGAGCTTTCCCAAGGACTCTCGGCACCTCCTTCCAAAGGGGTTCGGGGGCTGGCGGAACTGGGTCAAACAGAGACCTTCTCTCAAGATCTGGAAGGATGTCTGAAAGAAATCCAGTTCCTCAAGAAGCAGAATCCCCGGGAAATCATGATGACCCTGCGTCAATTGCTGGCACGGGCTTCACCCGACGATCGCGACATCCGCATTCTGAGGGGAATCCTGAGGCAGTGGAAGTGGTACGCCCGGAGTAGGGGGATGCAAGAAGGGACACGAAGGGGGGCTGAGTATACTGGGTCATGAGTATTGCTACGTATTTTGGGTGGCCATTTCGAATGGGAGCTGTGTGTTTGGGGCCCGCCGTTTGGTCTGC is from Acidobacteriota bacterium and encodes:
- a CDS encoding RNA methyltransferase codes for the protein MPDLGRIAIVLVETSSPGNLGSVARVMKNMGMGRLVLVDCKADLSEEARQRARGADDLLENAVRTSGLASALESFHLSVATSSRTVRWFDRSLQPREMAAELQALAPGHEVAILFGPERTGLTNEHLQYCHWQVRIPTVPGFSSLNLAHAVAIVAYELSQGLSAPPSKGVRGLAELGQTETFSQDLEGCLKEIQFLKKQNPREIMMTLRQLLARASPDDRDIRILRGILRQWKWYARSRGMQEGTRRGAEYTGS